One Burkholderia sp. 9120 genomic window, GAACGCAAGTTCCTGATCTTCGATCTGGGCGGCGGCACGTTCGACGTGTCGGTGCTCGACTTCTTCGAAGGCGTGATGGAAGTGCGCGCCAGCACCGGAGACAATTTTCTGGGCGGCGAGGACTTCACCGAGGCGTTGGTCGAGCTGTTCTGCCAGCGCAATAGCCTGAAACTCAACGCGCTCTCGCCGATCGCCGCGCAACGTCTGCATCAGCAGGCCGAGCGCGCGAAACGGCAGCTCACGCAGCACGGCGCCGATAGCGTCACGCTCAAGCTCGCAGTCAACGACCGCGACGCCACGCTCGAACTCGACACAGCCGCCGCCGAACGTGCCTGCGAGCATTTGTTGCAACGGCTGCGCAAGCCGGTGGAACGGGCGTTGCGCGATTCGAAGATCGCCGTCGACGCGCTCGACGAAATCATCCTCGTCGGCGGCGCGTCGCGCATGCCGATGGTCCGCAAGCTGGTCTCGAAGATGTTCGGCCGCCTGCCCGCCGGGCACCTGAATCCCGATGAAGTCGTGGCGCTCGGCGCCGCCGTGCAGGCGGGTCTCGTCACGCGCGATGCAGGGCTCGAGGAAATGGTGCTGACCGATGTCGCGCCGTATAGCCTCGGCATCGATACCGCCATCCAGCTCGCGCAGGACCAGATCGTGCCGGGGCATTTCCTGCCGATCATCGAGCGCAATACGATCGTGCCGGTGAGCCGCATGCAGCGGATTTTCACGGTGCGCGACCGTCAGCAGAGGCTCAGCATCAAGGTGTTTCAAGGCGAAGCGCGTCTGACCCGGGACAACGTGCCGCTCGGCGAATTCGCGCTCGACGTGCCGCTTCAGCCGGCAGGCGAAGCGGGCGCGGATGTGCGCTTCACGTACGACGTCAACGGTGTGCTGGAAGTGGAAGCCACCGCGTTTCCCGGTGGCGAAAAGCGCACGATGGTGATTGAAGAAAACCCCGGCGTGATGACGCCGGAAGAAATCCGCGAGCGGCTCGTTGCGCTGAGCGCGTTGAAGATTCATCCGCGCGATCAACTCGAAAATCGCACACTGTTGACGCGTGCCGATCGTGTCTATGAAGAAACGCTCGGGGACCATCGGCAGTATCTGGCCGCGCATATCGCGCGTTTTCAGGCGTTGATCGAACGGCAGCACGCCGATGAAATCGCCCTTGCGCGCAGCGACCTGAGCGCGCTGCTGGATCGCTTCGACGTGCATGTGACTTACTGATCGGCCATGACTACGAGTTCTGACAACACCTGGCCGTGGGACGCGCTCGGCATCGAATCGAATGCGGACGAGCGCGCGGTGCGCCGTGCTTACGCGAAGCTGCTGAAACAACAGCGGCCGGATGAGGATGCCGACGCGTTTCAGCGTCTGCGGTATGCGTATGAGTCGGCATTGCAGATAGTGAACGGCAAGGCGTTTTCGGCAATGCCGGCGACGGTGTCGACGATGTCGATGCCCACGCCCGCGGTGCAAACCGTCCGCGAACCCGATGCGTTCGACAGCGCGGTGCAGCTCTGGCAAGACTTCGTCGCGCAACCCGATCAACTCGCGTCGCGCCGTTCATTGGAGACGCTGTTCGGCTCCATCGTCAACATTCCGACGCGCGAAGAACTCGAATGGCAAGCGCTGTGTCACTGTCTGAACGAGGACACACCGGCCGAACTGCGTATGAATCTGAACGCCGTGCTCGGGTGGCGGGACAACACCGCGCATCTGCGCCGGCGCAACGCGCCCATTGCGAATCTCGCGCTGGACCGCGTATTCGCCGACGAGGACTACAACGCGCTGCGTTTGCGCTTCATGAACGCGATGGCGCTGCTCGAAGCGCCGGCGCCATCCATCGCAACCGGCGCGAGAGCGTTGCTGCGTGCCGGCGTGCGCACGGAGATGGAGCAGTTGTTGACCGCACTGGGCCACTACCATCCGAGCGTGGTGCGTCTGCGATTGGATCGCGAGAAGGTCGAGTTCTGGGGCAGTTGCCTGAAATTCCGCATCGGCGTGGGCCGCCTGCTGGGTCCGGCGCTCGCGTTGAATGCGTGGTGCGGCGTGCTGTTCGCCACCGCCTCGCTGAATCCCGCGAGCGATCGATTGTTCGATCAATGGGCGCCGCCGCAACTCGCCATTCTTCTGTCGACGCTGATGCTCGCGCTGGTCACCCTCGCCGCGACAAGCGTGCTGCTTTCGGAACCGCAGCAACAGCGGTTGCGCGCATTGCGTTCCGTCGGTTGGCTGCGTTATGGCTGGATTCCTGCGTGGCTAGGCGCCACCGCCGCGGCGTTGTGCGAAGACGGCAATGGCCGTTCCACCTCGATTGCGATGATCACGCTTGGCGTCTGCACAATCTGGGCGGCGCTGATCCACGGCTGGCCGTCTATCAAGCGGTTGGCGATTCTGGCTGTCGCCAACGCCAGCGCGTTCGGCTTCGTGGGCCACTGGATCGCTACCGACCCGCGTGCATGGCCGATGCCGTTTGCCCAT contains:
- a CDS encoding J domain-containing protein, producing the protein MTTSSDNTWPWDALGIESNADERAVRRAYAKLLKQQRPDEDADAFQRLRYAYESALQIVNGKAFSAMPATVSTMSMPTPAVQTVREPDAFDSAVQLWQDFVAQPDQLASRRSLETLFGSIVNIPTREELEWQALCHCLNEDTPAELRMNLNAVLGWRDNTAHLRRRNAPIANLALDRVFADEDYNALRLRFMNAMALLEAPAPSIATGARALLRAGVRTEMEQLLTALGHYHPSVVRLRLDREKVEFWGSCLKFRIGVGRLLGPALALNAWCGVLFATASLNPASDRLFDQWAPPQLAILLSTLMLALVTLAATSVLLSEPQQQRLRALRSVGWLRYGWIPAWLGATAAALCEDGNGRSTSIAMITLGVCTIWAALIHGWPSIKRLAILAVANASAFGFVGHWIATDPRAWPMPFAHGVLFAFFLSFAQAEWRDWLARRPRLSWACLPIWFAGFVALIVLLLQREERSQQFAWALFAVMSAAGGVLEATRWKEMRTAVPAFFRGYVNMSWMVLAVVKPDIVACVGAGLMSIWIIEGVRRRRGLAGNQE
- a CDS encoding molecular chaperone HscC yields the protein MPSIIGIDLGTTHSLAAVWRDNQAVLIPNALGETLTPSCVSIDDDGSILIGRPAHDRLHTHPERTAANFKRYMGTNRSVPLDTQTLRPEELSSLVLKALKADAEAFLGETVHDAVIAVPAYFSDAQRKATRIAGELAGLKVRRLVNEPTAASLAYGVHQRDSERKFLIFDLGGGTFDVSVLDFFEGVMEVRASTGDNFLGGEDFTEALVELFCQRNSLKLNALSPIAAQRLHQQAERAKRQLTQHGADSVTLKLAVNDRDATLELDTAAAERACEHLLQRLRKPVERALRDSKIAVDALDEIILVGGASRMPMVRKLVSKMFGRLPAGHLNPDEVVALGAAVQAGLVTRDAGLEEMVLTDVAPYSLGIDTAIQLAQDQIVPGHFLPIIERNTIVPVSRMQRIFTVRDRQQRLSIKVFQGEARLTRDNVPLGEFALDVPLQPAGEAGADVRFTYDVNGVLEVEATAFPGGEKRTMVIEENPGVMTPEEIRERLVALSALKIHPRDQLENRTLLTRADRVYEETLGDHRQYLAAHIARFQALIERQHADEIALARSDLSALLDRFDVHVTY